A DNA window from Rhodococcus sp. Z13 contains the following coding sequences:
- the mycP gene encoding type VII secretion-associated serine protease mycosin translates to MRVRSLRGGAAVVVAFLLGGGSAAAAPPVPDPSLLPSGAVAAPPEPTEQRVLCAELPDAPDDPQVPAAQRILDFASVWPITRGEGQLVAVIDTGVRPHPRLPEVSPGGDFVTSGDGTDDCDAHGTLVAGLIAAQPRPESGFSGGAPGVKLLAIRQSSGHFADRSRSDDDAARNASGYGDVRTLAMAVRRAAALGATVINISEVACRNVVEGLADGPLGAAVQYATEVEDAVVVAAAGNLDSCSGGNPGSVDPAAPGSDPWDSVVTLASPAWYDDYVLTVGAVEDDGTPADYSLPGPWVDVAAPGSVSVSLNPGTGGLADRVPGPQGARPVSGTSFATPLVSATVALVRAHHPQLNAREVMARIEATAHQPAEGWNPRVGYGVVDPLAAVTAPLPAQREIPAAPVPVAEPAAPPPPDTRPRTVALVASAAVVAASVAGLALASPALRRARGRA, encoded by the coding sequence GTGAGGGTGCGGTCGCTCCGCGGTGGTGCCGCCGTCGTCGTGGCGTTCCTTCTGGGAGGCGGGTCCGCCGCCGCGGCACCCCCGGTGCCCGATCCGTCGCTGCTGCCGTCCGGCGCGGTGGCGGCGCCTCCCGAACCGACCGAGCAACGGGTCCTGTGTGCGGAGCTGCCCGACGCTCCCGACGACCCGCAGGTCCCGGCCGCGCAGCGGATCCTCGACTTCGCATCGGTCTGGCCGATCACCCGCGGGGAAGGGCAGCTGGTGGCGGTGATCGACACCGGGGTTCGTCCGCATCCGCGTCTGCCGGAGGTCTCTCCCGGTGGCGACTTCGTGACCTCCGGCGACGGCACCGACGACTGCGATGCGCACGGCACACTCGTCGCCGGTCTGATCGCGGCGCAGCCGCGTCCCGAGTCCGGTTTCTCCGGAGGTGCCCCCGGTGTGAAACTGCTCGCGATCCGGCAGTCCAGTGGTCATTTCGCCGATCGGTCCCGTTCGGACGACGACGCCGCGCGCAACGCCTCGGGTTACGGGGACGTGCGTACGCTGGCGATGGCGGTGCGGCGCGCGGCAGCCCTCGGTGCGACGGTCATCAACATCTCGGAGGTCGCGTGCCGGAACGTCGTCGAGGGTCTCGCGGACGGTCCGCTCGGCGCCGCGGTGCAGTACGCCACCGAGGTGGAGGACGCGGTGGTCGTCGCGGCGGCCGGCAATCTCGACTCGTGCAGCGGCGGGAATCCGGGTTCGGTGGATCCGGCCGCTCCCGGGTCCGATCCGTGGGATTCGGTGGTCACGTTGGCGTCTCCGGCCTGGTACGACGACTACGTCCTGACCGTCGGTGCGGTGGAGGACGACGGCACCCCGGCGGACTACAGCCTGCCCGGACCGTGGGTGGACGTCGCGGCACCCGGCAGCGTGTCGGTCTCCCTCAATCCGGGCACCGGCGGTCTCGCCGACCGGGTTCCCGGTCCGCAGGGGGCTCGGCCGGTGTCGGGGACGAGTTTCGCGACGCCCCTGGTCTCCGCGACCGTCGCGCTGGTGCGGGCGCATCATCCGCAGCTGAACGCCCGGGAGGTGATGGCGCGCATCGAGGCGACCGCTCATCAACCCGCCGAGGGCTGGAATCCGCGGGTGGGTTACGGCGTCGTCGATCCCCTCGCGGCGGTCACCGCCCCGCTGCCGGCACAGCGCGAGATCCCCGCTGCGCCGGTGCCCGTCGCCGAACCGGCCGCTCCCCCGCCGCCCGACACCCGGCCGCGCACGGTCGCGCTCGTCGCCTCCGCAGCGGTGGTGGCGGCTTCGGTCGCCGGTCTCGCCCTGGCGTCCCCGGCGCTGCGACGCGCGCGGGGTCGGGCCTGA
- the eccB gene encoding type VII secretion protein EccB, producing MAAQPTTRWQVSGYRFLARRMDHALVRRDVRMIHDPMRSQARALAVGVVVACVVLAGCAALALFRPQDRIGDASIVVGRDSGALYVAIDSTFHPVLNLASARLILGSPAEPAVVADGELANRPRGPLVGIPGAPSSLAHDPDETPWTVCDSLDPNGLRPTGAAVLIGDPVHRSGAVLADDEALLVTAEGRYHLLYEGRRAEIDPGERALVRLLGVDVARARPVSPGLLAAVPEVPAFTAPVIDGAGDLPDVPVPDARIGTVLAVAEPDGQSYHVVLRAGVQRISRATAYLLHFSNSLGSSEIPVVPPDVLRDAPVVHELAVDTFPAAVPRIVDPADRPVACTTWEPGRGEDDRYRSSSTLSAGTALPIAEDAVPVVPAQADGAGPNIDAVHIPPGRGRYVQTTSLTPDTDRLGSLFYVADTGVRYGITGAEAARALGFSDTPVRAPWPIVQLLAPGPALGRKEALLAHDGVAPDPRPAPVRAGG from the coding sequence ATGGCAGCGCAGCCGACCACGCGATGGCAGGTCAGCGGATACCGGTTCCTGGCACGGCGGATGGACCACGCCCTGGTGCGCCGCGACGTGCGGATGATCCACGACCCCATGCGATCCCAGGCGCGGGCGCTCGCCGTGGGGGTGGTCGTCGCCTGCGTCGTGCTCGCCGGATGCGCGGCGCTCGCGCTGTTCCGCCCGCAGGACCGGATCGGGGACGCCTCGATCGTCGTCGGACGCGACTCCGGGGCGCTGTACGTCGCGATCGACTCCACCTTCCACCCCGTGCTCAATCTCGCGTCGGCGCGCCTGATCCTCGGATCACCGGCCGAACCCGCAGTGGTCGCCGACGGTGAACTCGCGAACCGGCCCCGTGGGCCGCTCGTGGGCATCCCGGGTGCCCCCTCGTCGCTGGCCCACGACCCCGACGAGACGCCGTGGACCGTGTGCGACAGTCTCGACCCCAACGGCCTGCGTCCCACCGGCGCCGCGGTGCTCATCGGCGACCCGGTCCACCGCTCCGGGGCCGTCCTCGCCGACGACGAGGCCCTGCTCGTCACCGCCGAGGGGCGCTACCACCTGCTCTACGAGGGGCGCCGCGCCGAGATCGACCCCGGCGAACGGGCTCTCGTGCGGCTGCTCGGCGTCGACGTCGCGCGGGCCCGCCCCGTGAGCCCGGGACTGCTCGCGGCCGTCCCCGAGGTTCCCGCCTTCACCGCCCCCGTGATCGACGGCGCCGGCGACCTGCCCGACGTACCGGTGCCCGACGCCCGGATCGGCACGGTGCTCGCCGTCGCCGAACCCGACGGGCAGAGCTACCACGTCGTGCTGCGCGCCGGGGTCCAGCGGATCTCCCGCGCCACCGCCTATCTCCTCCACTTCTCGAACTCCCTCGGCTCGTCCGAGATCCCGGTCGTGCCACCGGACGTGCTCCGCGACGCACCGGTGGTGCACGAACTCGCCGTCGACACCTTCCCGGCCGCGGTACCGCGGATCGTCGACCCCGCCGACCGTCCCGTCGCCTGCACCACCTGGGAGCCCGGCCGGGGCGAGGACGATCGGTACCGGTCCTCGTCGACGCTCTCGGCCGGAACCGCCCTGCCGATCGCCGAGGACGCGGTGCCGGTGGTTCCCGCGCAGGCCGACGGCGCGGGTCCGAACATCGACGCGGTACACATCCCACCGGGCCGTGGCCGGTACGTGCAGACGACCTCGCTGACACCCGACACCGACCGTCTCGGCTCGCTGTTCTACGTCGCCGACACCGGGGTCCGCTACGGCATCACCGGCGCGGAAGCGGCTCGGGCGCTGGGATTCTCGGACACACCGGTCCGGGCACCCTGGCCGATCGTGCAACTGCTGGCCCCGGGACCGGCACTCGGACGGAAGGAAGCGCTGCTCGCCCACGACGGGGTGGCACCCGATCCGCGGCCCGCCCCCGTCCGCGCCGGAGGCTGA
- the eccE gene encoding type VII secretion protein EccE, which produces MQRAAVSWSGDVGLPVAQCLGVAIWAAALVLGASVPVATGIAVGAAGMCLVRVRGRGLFDLVVSAVRFRSAPVPVPGLLRDFTPAAGGPVGLRWDGPFVTAVVEVLPPAGPVVRLGRDNEETDAVLPLGAIAACLRRHDVVLDGIDVVVHGRRVHDGTPAGRAYAHLVGPLPAAADRVVRLVLRLDATSCPEAVARRGGGTEGVARTVIAAARRVIRALADGGYAARLLTAREIEQAALRIAHGVPVTELEQTRRQVLLPVGADTGGAIDPRRVCRATLTAVWSRAALSSTVVVRLRPAEHGAVRAGALVRFTTSAPEAPTVPGLRPSHGRHRESFTAALPFGVPGPESLVPLRETAPEELDALALPAGGCGQLIGSDDDGRAVTARLTGPGVRSVYLAGELYLAQQVVFRAVAVGARVVLYTDRPVVWRTLTSGAAGPDRLQIAGEHPDDREFDTVVFDGVRPVSIPPHVTAIHVHSHPDEWPREAPTVSLLQPGAVGDRVMLAGGGTRTTLNLVTIAEESAHLARSRAVGFASAAGPGQPG; this is translated from the coding sequence ATGCAACGAGCCGCTGTGTCGTGGAGCGGGGACGTCGGGCTGCCGGTCGCGCAGTGTCTGGGGGTCGCGATCTGGGCCGCCGCTCTGGTTCTCGGCGCCTCGGTGCCGGTGGCGACGGGGATCGCCGTGGGTGCGGCCGGTATGTGCCTGGTGCGGGTGCGCGGCCGCGGTCTGTTCGATCTCGTCGTCTCGGCCGTGCGGTTCCGCTCCGCGCCGGTTCCGGTGCCCGGGCTGCTGCGCGATTTCACCCCGGCGGCGGGCGGTCCCGTCGGGTTGCGGTGGGACGGGCCGTTCGTGACCGCCGTGGTGGAGGTGCTGCCACCGGCGGGTCCGGTCGTCCGGCTCGGACGCGACAACGAGGAGACCGACGCGGTGCTTCCGCTCGGCGCGATCGCGGCGTGCCTGCGCCGCCACGACGTCGTGCTGGACGGGATCGATGTCGTCGTACACGGGCGGCGGGTGCACGACGGAACCCCGGCCGGTCGGGCCTACGCGCATCTCGTGGGGCCGCTTCCCGCCGCGGCGGATCGGGTGGTGCGGCTGGTCCTCCGGCTCGATGCCACGAGCTGCCCGGAGGCGGTGGCACGCAGGGGCGGTGGCACCGAGGGGGTCGCCCGGACGGTGATCGCGGCCGCGCGCCGGGTGATTCGCGCGCTCGCGGACGGGGGGTACGCCGCGCGGCTGCTGACCGCCCGCGAGATCGAGCAGGCCGCACTGCGGATCGCGCACGGTGTGCCGGTGACGGAGCTCGAGCAGACCCGGCGGCAGGTGCTGCTCCCGGTGGGTGCCGACACGGGCGGGGCGATCGATCCGCGCCGTGTCTGCCGGGCGACCCTCACGGCGGTGTGGAGCCGGGCCGCTCTGTCGTCGACGGTGGTGGTGCGGCTGCGGCCGGCCGAGCACGGAGCGGTCCGGGCGGGTGCGCTCGTCCGGTTCACCACGTCCGCCCCCGAAGCACCGACGGTTCCGGGGCTGCGACCGTCCCACGGCCGTCATCGCGAATCCTTCACCGCGGCACTCCCCTTCGGTGTTCCCGGGCCGGAGTCGCTGGTGCCGTTGCGGGAGACGGCGCCGGAGGAACTGGATGCGCTCGCACTGCCGGCCGGTGGGTGCGGACAGCTGATCGGTTCGGACGACGACGGCCGGGCGGTCACCGCGCGCCTGACCGGGCCCGGCGTGCGATCGGTGTATCTGGCGGGTGAGTTGTACCTGGCGCAGCAGGTGGTGTTCCGGGCGGTGGCGGTGGGTGCTCGGGTCGTCCTGTACACCGACCGGCCGGTGGTCTGGCGCACGCTGACGTCCGGTGCGGCCGGGCCGGATCGGTTGCAGATCGCCGGGGAGCATCCCGACGACCGCGAGTTCGACACGGTCGTGTTCGACGGTGTCCGGCCCGTCTCGATTCCTCCGCACGTCACGGCGATCCACGTGCACTCGCATCCGGACGAGTGGCCGCGGGAGGCGCCGACGGTGTCGCTGCTGCAGCCGGGTGCCGTGGGAGACCGGGTGATGCTCGCCGGCGGTGGCACGCGTACCACCTTGAATCTGGTGACGATCGCGGAGGAGTCCGCGCATCTCGCGCGGTCGCGGGCGGTGGGGTTCGCGAGCGCCGCCGGGCCGGGTCAGCCCGGATAG
- a CDS encoding NADPH-dependent FMN reductase — protein MVSAAHDPLRLEIVVASVRAGRIAPVVANWFAATARQRPEFDVRVLDLAETPLPQDLSGGPEAEAFTRRIDAADAFVVVTSEYNHGYPAALKTAIDTVKHEWRTKPVGFVSYGGLSGGLRAVEQLRQVLVEVHMVPVRQSVSFHRVKHAFAPDGTTTDDAAIDGAERMLDQIAWWARTVRAGHELGRYPG, from the coding sequence ATGGTCTCCGCAGCGCACGACCCCCTCCGGCTCGAGATCGTCGTCGCGAGCGTCCGCGCCGGCCGCATCGCTCCCGTCGTCGCGAACTGGTTCGCCGCGACCGCCCGGCAACGCCCCGAGTTCGACGTCCGTGTCCTCGACCTCGCCGAGACCCCGCTCCCGCAGGACCTCTCCGGCGGACCCGAGGCCGAGGCGTTCACCCGGCGCATCGACGCGGCGGACGCCTTCGTCGTCGTCACCTCCGAGTACAACCACGGTTATCCCGCCGCCCTGAAGACCGCCATCGACACGGTCAAGCACGAATGGCGAACCAAGCCGGTCGGTTTCGTTTCCTACGGAGGCCTGTCGGGCGGACTGCGGGCGGTCGAACAGTTACGGCAGGTGCTCGTGGAGGTCCATATGGTGCCGGTCCGTCAATCGGTGAGCTTCCACCGCGTCAAGCACGCCTTCGCGCCCGACGGCACCACCACCGACGACGCCGCGATCGACGGCGCCGAACGCATGCTCGACCAGATCGCTTGGTGGGCCCGCACGGTGCGCGCCGGCCACGAACTCGGACGCTATCCGGGCTGA
- a CDS encoding alpha/beta hydrolase — protein MTIGALAASSLALAGPAIAHAESAPASAAGETASQPATLERIEKHTEQDWSLFVYSPSMDRTIELQVLRPADTSEPRPVLYLLNGAGGGQDRANWREQTDVVEFFSDKNVNVVTPIGGAFSYYTDWLEDDPVLGRNKWETFLTKEIPPLVDDVLGTSGRNAIAGMSMSATSALALAEKAPELYEGVASYSGCAETASPAGARYAEIVVSLGGGEVENMWGPIRGTHWVEQDVVRNAEKLRGKAVFVSAGSGMPGEVELRAWEQSGVAVLPDVATLGIIEANVHDCTNRLRTALDQAGVTATYSVRPDGTHTWGYWEDALHDSWPVLAEAIGA, from the coding sequence ATGACGATCGGGGCGCTGGCGGCGTCCTCCCTCGCACTGGCGGGACCGGCGATCGCCCACGCCGAGAGCGCGCCGGCCTCGGCTGCCGGTGAGACCGCCTCACAGCCCGCGACCCTCGAACGCATCGAGAAGCACACCGAGCAGGACTGGTCGCTGTTCGTGTACTCGCCGTCGATGGACCGCACCATCGAGCTGCAGGTGCTCCGTCCGGCGGACACCAGCGAGCCGCGGCCGGTGCTGTACCTGCTCAACGGTGCCGGTGGTGGCCAGGACCGTGCGAACTGGCGGGAGCAGACCGACGTGGTCGAGTTCTTCTCCGACAAGAACGTCAATGTCGTCACGCCGATCGGTGGTGCCTTCAGCTACTACACCGACTGGCTCGAGGACGATCCGGTGCTCGGCCGCAACAAGTGGGAGACCTTCCTGACGAAGGAGATCCCCCCGCTGGTCGACGACGTGCTCGGCACCAGCGGCCGCAACGCGATCGCGGGCATGTCGATGTCGGCGACCTCGGCGCTGGCCCTGGCCGAGAAGGCACCGGAGCTCTACGAGGGTGTCGCCTCCTACAGCGGTTGCGCGGAGACCGCCTCGCCCGCCGGTGCCCGCTACGCGGAGATCGTCGTGTCCCTGGGCGGCGGCGAGGTGGAGAACATGTGGGGTCCGATCCGTGGGACGCACTGGGTCGAGCAGGACGTCGTCCGCAATGCCGAGAAGCTGCGCGGCAAGGCCGTCTTCGTGTCGGCCGGCAGCGGCATGCCGGGTGAGGTCGAACTGCGGGCGTGGGAGCAGTCCGGCGTCGCGGTGCTGCCCGACGTCGCCACCCTCGGGATCATCGAGGCCAACGTGCACGACTGCACCAACCGTCTGCGCACGGCACTGGATCAGGCGGGTGTGACCGCCACCTACTCGGTCCGTCCCGACGGCACCCACACCTGGGGTTACTGGGAGGACGCGCTGCACGACTCGTGGCCCGTGCTCGCCGAGGCCATCGGGGCCTGA
- the truA gene encoding tRNA pseudouridine(38-40) synthase TruA: MASHETTRLRLDISYDGTDFSGWARQPGRRTVCGEIEEKLSAIVRTPVLLTVAGRTDAGVHASGQVAHVDVPTAALPDDLERLVRRLARFLPRDVRVTRISVAPEHFDARFSAIRRHYEYRLTTAVYGAEPLRARDTVAWPKKVDVDAMQRASRSLLGLHDFAAFCKRREGATTVRELQRFDWTYEDDILTAYVSADAFCWSMVRSLVGAALAVGEGRRTVEWMTGLLDERERAASVAVAPAHGLSLVRVDYPADEDLAARNAATREMRGPITPGCCG, from the coding sequence GTGGCTTCTCACGAGACGACACGTCTGCGACTCGACATCTCCTACGACGGCACCGACTTCTCGGGCTGGGCCCGGCAGCCGGGCCGCCGGACGGTGTGCGGCGAGATCGAGGAGAAGCTCTCCGCGATCGTCCGCACCCCGGTGCTGCTCACCGTCGCCGGGCGCACCGACGCGGGGGTGCACGCCTCCGGCCAGGTCGCCCACGTCGACGTACCCACCGCGGCGCTGCCCGACGACCTCGAGCGGCTGGTGCGCCGGCTCGCCCGCTTCCTGCCGCGCGACGTGCGCGTCACCCGGATCTCGGTGGCGCCGGAGCACTTCGACGCCCGTTTCTCCGCGATCCGGCGGCACTACGAGTACCGCCTGACCACCGCGGTCTACGGTGCCGAGCCGCTGCGGGCCCGCGACACGGTGGCGTGGCCGAAGAAGGTCGACGTCGACGCGATGCAGCGCGCCTCGCGCTCGCTGCTGGGTCTGCACGACTTCGCGGCCTTCTGCAAGCGACGCGAGGGCGCGACGACGGTGCGCGAACTGCAACGGTTCGACTGGACCTACGAGGACGACATCCTCACGGCGTACGTCAGTGCCGACGCCTTCTGCTGGTCGATGGTGCGCAGCCTCGTCGGTGCCGCGCTGGCGGTGGGCGAGGGACGGCGCACGGTGGAGTGGATGACCGGGCTGCTCGACGAACGCGAACGTGCGGCATCGGTCGCGGTGGCACCGGCTCACGGCCTGTCACTGGTCCGCGTCGACTACCCTGCTGACGAGGACTTGGCCGCGCGTAACGCTGCGACGCGGGAGATGCGCGGGCCGATCACGCCCGGGTGTTGTGGATGA
- the rplQ gene encoding 50S ribosomal protein L17, producing the protein MPKPKKGARFGGSASHQKAIFANLATALFEHGRITTTEAKAKALRPYAEKLVTHAKAGSLASRREVLKVIRNKDVVHKLFAEIGPSFEDRNGGYTRIIKTVPRKGDNAPMAIIELVREKTVTSEADRARRVAASQAATDDNAVEAVEAEATEAEVANADAVAEGVEDTNATAADATEADEAKKD; encoded by the coding sequence ATGCCCAAGCCCAAGAAGGGCGCCCGTTTCGGCGGGTCGGCCTCGCACCAGAAGGCGATCTTCGCCAACCTGGCCACCGCGCTCTTCGAGCACGGCCGCATCACCACCACCGAGGCCAAGGCCAAGGCCCTGCGGCCCTACGCCGAGAAGCTCGTCACGCACGCCAAGGCCGGCTCGCTGGCCTCGCGTCGTGAGGTGCTGAAGGTCATCCGCAACAAGGACGTCGTCCACAAGCTGTTCGCGGAGATCGGTCCCTCCTTCGAGGACCGCAACGGTGGCTACACCCGCATCATCAAGACGGTGCCGCGCAAGGGCGACAACGCCCCCATGGCCATCATCGAGCTGGTGCGTGAGAAGACCGTCACCTCCGAGGCCGATCGCGCTCGCCGTGTCGCCGCCTCGCAGGCCGCCACCGACGACAACGCGGTCGAGGCCGTCGAGGCCGAGGCCACCGAGGCCGAGGTCGCGAACGCCGACGCCGTCGCCGAGGGTGTCGAGGACACCAACGCCACGGCTGCCGACGCAACCGAGGCGGACGAGGCCAAGAAGGACTAG
- a CDS encoding DNA-directed RNA polymerase subunit alpha yields MLISQRPTLTEEVIAENRSKFVIEPLEPGFGYTLGNSLRRTLLSSIPGAAVTSIRIDGVLHEFTTVPGVKEDVTDIILNLKGLVVSSEEDEPVTMYVRKQGPGTVTAGDIVPPAGVTIHNPDLHIATLNDKGKLEIELVVERGRGYVPAVQNKASGAEIGRIPVDSIYSPVLKVTYKVEATRVEQRTDFDRLILDVETKNSISARDALASAGKTLVELFGLARELNVEAEGIEIGPSPAEADHIASFGLPIEDLDLTVRSYNCLKREGVHTVGELVARTESDLLDIRNFGQKSIDEVKVKLHSLGLSLKDSPASFDPSTVAGYDAATGTWSDTDAGSFGDNDGNEDYAETEQL; encoded by the coding sequence ATGCTCATCTCTCAGCGACCCACGCTGACCGAAGAGGTCATCGCTGAAAACCGCTCGAAGTTCGTCATCGAGCCGCTCGAGCCTGGCTTCGGGTACACCCTCGGCAACTCGCTTCGTCGCACCCTGCTCTCCTCGATCCCGGGCGCGGCCGTCACCAGCATCCGCATCGACGGCGTGCTCCACGAGTTCACCACGGTTCCGGGCGTGAAGGAGGATGTCACCGACATCATCCTGAACCTCAAGGGCCTCGTGGTCAGCTCGGAAGAGGACGAGCCGGTCACCATGTACGTCCGCAAGCAGGGACCCGGCACCGTCACGGCCGGCGACATCGTGCCCCCGGCCGGTGTCACCATCCACAACCCGGACCTGCACATCGCCACCCTGAACGACAAGGGCAAGCTGGAGATCGAGCTCGTCGTCGAGCGCGGTCGCGGTTACGTTCCCGCCGTGCAGAACAAGGCGTCCGGCGCCGAGATCGGCCGTATCCCGGTCGACTCGATCTACTCGCCGGTGCTCAAGGTGACGTACAAGGTGGAGGCCACCCGCGTCGAGCAGCGCACCGACTTCGATCGGCTGATCCTCGACGTGGAGACCAAGAACTCCATCAGCGCGCGGGACGCGCTCGCCTCGGCGGGCAAGACCCTCGTGGAGCTCTTCGGTCTGGCTCGTGAGCTGAACGTCGAAGCAGAAGGCATCGAGATCGGTCCCTCGCCCGCCGAGGCCGACCACATCGCCTCCTTCGGACTTCCGATCGAGGACCTCGACCTCACGGTCCGGTCCTACAACTGCCTCAAGCGCGAGGGTGTCCACACCGTCGGCGAGCTCGTGGCACGGACGGAGTCCGATCTGCTCGACATCCGCAACTTCGGCCAGAAGTCCATCGACGAGGTCAAGGTCAAGCTGCACTCGCTGGGCCTGTCGCTCAAGGACAGCCCTGCGTCGTTCGATCCCAGCACGGTTGCCGGCTACGACGCCGCGACCGGCACCTGGAGCGACACCGACGCCGGCTCCTTCGGTGACAACGACGGCAACGAGGACTACGCCGAGACCGAGCAGCTGTAG
- the rpsD gene encoding 30S ribosomal protein S4: MARYTGPVTRKSRRLRVDLVGGDQAFERRPYPPGQHGRARIKESEYLLQLQEKQKARFSYGVMEKQFRRYYEEAASRPGKTGEVLLSILESRLDNVVYRAGLARTRRQARQLVSHGHFLVNGKKVDIPSYRVSQYDIIDVREKSLSTLPFQVARETQGERPVPGWLQVVGPRLRVLVHQLPERAQIDIPLQEQLIVEYYSK; the protein is encoded by the coding sequence ATGGCTCGTTATACCGGTCCTGTCACCCGTAAGTCGCGTCGTCTCCGTGTCGACCTCGTCGGAGGCGACCAGGCGTTCGAGCGTCGCCCCTACCCGCCGGGCCAGCACGGCCGCGCGCGGATCAAGGAGAGCGAGTACCTGCTCCAGCTGCAGGAGAAGCAGAAGGCCCGCTTCTCCTACGGCGTCATGGAGAAGCAGTTCCGTCGTTACTACGAGGAAGCCGCCAGCCGCCCCGGCAAGACCGGTGAGGTGCTGCTGTCCATCCTCGAGTCGCGTCTGGACAACGTCGTCTACCGTGCGGGCCTCGCCCGCACGCGTCGTCAGGCCCGCCAGCTGGTGAGCCACGGCCACTTCCTGGTCAACGGCAAGAAGGTCGACATCCCCAGCTACCGCGTCTCGCAGTACGACATCATCGACGTCCGCGAGAAGTCGCTGAGCACGCTGCCCTTCCAGGTCGCCCGCGAGACCCAGGGCGAGCGCCCGGTTCCGGGTTGGCTGCAGGTCGTCGGTCCGCGTCTGCGGGTGCTGGTCCACCAGCTCCCCGAGCGCGCCCAGATCGACATCCCGCTGCAGGAACAGCTGATCGTCGAGTACTACTCGAAGTAA
- the rpsK gene encoding 30S ribosomal protein S11, with translation MPPKSRSTGPKKTQKARRRDKKNVPHGAAHIKSTFNNTIVSITDPQGNVISWASSGHVGFKGSRKSTPFAAQLAAENAARKAQEHGVKKVDVFVKGPGSGRETAIRSLQAAGLEVGTISDVTPQPHNGCRPPKRRRV, from the coding sequence ATGCCTCCCAAGTCACGCAGCACCGGTCCCAAGAAGACCCAGAAGGCACGGCGCAGGGACAAGAAGAACGTTCCGCACGGTGCCGCTCACATCAAGAGCACGTTCAACAACACCATCGTGTCCATCACGGACCCGCAGGGCAACGTGATCTCCTGGGCGTCCTCCGGCCACGTCGGCTTCAAGGGTTCGCGCAAGTCGACCCCGTTCGCCGCGCAGCTCGCCGCCGAGAACGCCGCCCGCAAGGCGCAGGAGCACGGTGTCAAGAAGGTCGACGTCTTCGTCAAGGGCCCGGGCTCGGGCCGCGAGACGGCGATCCGTTCCCTCCAGGCCGCTGGCCTCGAGGTCGGCACCATCTCCGATGTCACCCCGCAGCCGCACAACGGCTGCCGTCCGCCCAAGCGGCGTCGCGTCTAA
- the rpsM gene encoding 30S ribosomal protein S13, with product MARLAGVDLPREKRMEIALTYIYGIGRTRSKEILEATGVSPDLRSKDLTDEDLAKLREYIEESYKVEGDLRREVQADIRRKIEIGCYQGLRHRRGLPVRGQRTKTNARTRKGPKRTVAGKKK from the coding sequence ATGGCACGTCTCGCAGGTGTTGATCTCCCCCGCGAAAAGCGGATGGAGATCGCACTCACCTACATCTACGGCATCGGCCGTACCCGTTCCAAGGAGATCCTCGAGGCCACCGGCGTCAGCCCGGACCTGCGCAGCAAGGATCTGACGGACGAGGATCTCGCCAAGCTCCGCGAGTACATCGAGGAGAGCTACAAGGTCGAGGGTGACCTCCGTCGCGAGGTCCAGGCGGACATCCGTCGCAAGATCGAGATCGGCTGCTACCAGGGCCTGCGACACCGTCGTGGTCTGCCCGTGCGTGGTCAGCGCACCAAGACCAACGCCCGCACCCGCAAGGGTCCGAAGCGCACCGTCGCAGGAAAGAAGAAGTAA
- the rpmJ gene encoding 50S ribosomal protein L36, whose protein sequence is MKVQPSVKKICEKCKVIRRNGRVMVICENLRHKQRQG, encoded by the coding sequence GTGAAGGTTCAGCCTAGCGTCAAGAAGATCTGCGAGAAGTGCAAGGTGATCCGCCGTAACGGTCGGGTCATGGTGATCTGCGAGAACCTGCGTCACAAGCAGCGTCAGGGCTAG
- the infA gene encoding translation initiation factor IF-1: protein MAKKDGAIEVEGRVIEPLPNAMFRIELENGHKVLAHISGKMRQHYIRILPEDRVVVELSPYDLTRGRIVYRYK, encoded by the coding sequence ATGGCTAAGAAGGACGGGGCAATCGAGGTCGAGGGCCGGGTCATCGAACCCCTGCCCAATGCGATGTTCCGCATCGAGCTGGAGAACGGGCACAAGGTTCTCGCCCACATCAGCGGCAAGATGCGTCAGCACTACATTCGTATCCTTCCCGAGGACCGCGTCGTCGTGGAGCTGTCTCCCTACGACCTCACGCGTGGGCGCATCGTCTACCGCTACAAGTAA